The genomic DNA TGACTGTGATTTGGGTTTCACAAGCTTCCACACCAAAACAATGTTTGCAATTATGTTTTTggtttttttttgttaaattgaAGAAAATTTGATAATgaaaaatcatataatatttataaatacaATCGAAATTAAAGAAATTCACAAATATATGATTTTTTGAAATCCCGATAATTGTAGTCATCTATCCGCTTAATTTGTTTGCGAATGAGTTTGACGTTCAAAATTACCGAAAAATGaaaaaattaaatatgagtaGGCAATAATATGGTGAAAGTCAATCAATATATGGAGCGAGCAGTCTAATACAATAAAAAAATCACACCGACGCGGGGACGGAGCAATCGCACTCATCTTCTTCCCACTCTCACGTCGTCTTGTTCTGTACACACACACTCACACTTCTGAGATCCAtttctttaaaaaaaaattaattctCAATTATCAATTACTACTACTCATTTTTCTCTTACACGCACTTCGAAAACACACATGGAATAGAGAGAGGCAGCATCGAACGTTGTGTATTTAAATCCGTGACTGATAATTGTGTATTGTACGTAACCTACGGGATCTGATTACGAGAGATCCGTCACCGGAATGGCGGTTGCAGTCCGTGGCGGTCGTGGCGGTGGATCCGCACTTTCCGTCGGAATTAGGAACTTCTTTTCTTATCGGATCTTCGTTTCTGCTATGTTCACTCTTCTCTTTCTCGCTACTCTCTCTGTTCTCTTCTCCTCTCATCCTCCTCCTCTCTCCTCCTCCCATTCCTCCGTAAGTcatccctctctctctctctccccttctctctctctatctctctccttctctctcttcccccccccctctctccctctcccccAATCTCTCATGCTAGTTTTAGCCGTACTTTGGATTTGCTCTTCAATTCTACTTAAATGCTACTTATTACCtgttttatatttattaattaggTTTCTCTTAGCTTTTAATTATGAtaatttttttttggaattttagtAAACTAAAGTCCCATTTAAAAACTGATAGTTCGATGGATCTTACTATATGTCAAATAGATCTTTGTTAGCGTATTAATATGTGATTGTTATATATTAAAATCCGAATTCTACTACTTGTCAAATTGCTTGATACACAATATATATTGGAAAATGCTAGGTACCCCGAATTGGGTTACCGTAATAATTAGCTTGCTATAGCCATTCATTCCTGGCAGTATCAAGGTCTCTGAATACGAAATGTATAACTGTTTCTATCTATAGTAATCAACAATTATTTATCCCGAAAACTATACAATTCAAGGCATGAATATAATGGTACATTCAAGAGGTTTCATAGTTGGATTTAAATGTACTTCATGTTATTGCTGCTTCTTGGTGTGTGTGTATGTTTTAAAATCTGATGTTTGGAGTATATTACAAAATTTCTGCTGAGGATTGTTTTTGGTACGTAATTCTAGATCCTAAGAAATTTTCAATGACTTTAGTAGAATTTTGTATTCTGAATATGTAGATTGAAATGTTACTAAAATAAACAAAAGGAGAATTTATTTTTCTCTGTTTATTGTTATTTGTTTTCTTTTCCATTTCTGACAATGCTTCTGCTTTGAGAGCATGAGAATATTTGTTGATTTAGTTCCATTTATGTGGTTTGGTGCAACAAGAATGAATGCACTTTATATTCACTATCAGTTGTATTCGTTGGATGGCTTAATTAACTTTAAAACAGGTTATACAGAATACTGGAAATGCCTACATGCATAGGACCTTTCTAGCATTGAAGTCTGATCCGCTGAAGACTAGGTTAGATTTAATTCATAGGCAGGCAAATGATCACATGGCACTTGTCAATGCATATGCAGCTTATGCGAGGAAGCTGAAACTTGACATCTCCCGGCAATTAAAATTATTTGATGACTTAGCTCAAAATATATCAGATGTGCCTCTGAAGCCAAAATATCGCACGGCTTTAATCGAGTCTGATGCGCCAGTAGATGAGGACCTGTTGAGGCAGTTTGAGAAGGAAGTAAAGGATAAAGTCAAAATCGCAAGGTTAATGGTTGGGGAGGCGAAGGAGTCCTATGATAATCAGTTAAAGATTCAGAAATTAAAGGACACAATATTCGCAGTGAATGAGTTGCTTATTAAGGCCAAGAAAAGTGGTGCATTTGCTAGTTTGATTGCAGCGAAATCGACTCCAAAGAGTTTGCATTGTCTTGCAATGCGACTCATGGGGGAAATGATTGAAAATCCTGAGAAATATAAAGATGCTGTGCCTAAGCCAGAGTTTGAAGATGCGAGTTTGTACCATTATGCAATTTTTTCAGATAATGTGATTGCTGTGTCTGTTGTGGTGAATTCGACTGTAATGAATGCAGCTGAGAAAAACAAACATGTTTTCCATGTTGTTACCGATAAAATGAATGTTGCGGCAATGAAGGTATGGTTTCATAAGAAGCCGGTGGAAGGTGCACATGTGGAGGTTAAAGCAGTGGAAGAGTATACATTTTTGAATTCTTCCTATGTCCCAGTCCTTAAGCAATTGGAGTCCACAAAGCTTCAGAAGTTCTATTTTGAGAACAGAGCTGAAAATGCGACTAAAGATGTAAGCAATTTGAAATTTAAAAATCCAAAGTACTTGTCAATGTTGAATCACCTTCGATTTTACTTGCCCGAGATGTATCCAAAGCTACACCGTATACTGTTTCTGGATGATGATGTTGTGGTTCAGAAAGATTTGACTCCATTGTGGAAAATTGACATGGATGGAAAGGTGAATGGTGCTGTTGAGACCTGCTTTGGATCATTTCACCGTTACGCTCAATATCTAAATTTCTCTCACCCGCTCATAAGGGATAAATTCAATTCCAAGGCCTGTGCATGGGCGTTTGGCATGAATATGTTTGATCTTGATGCTTGGAGGCGCGAGAAATTGACAGAGGAGTATCATTATTGGCAGAATCTGGTAAGATAATCTTTGCTTTTTTGCAAAATTTTTACTCTTTTCTTTTCATGCACTCGGTGATATAATTGGTTGGTCTCATCCAGGGAGCACAACGGGAAGTTTAAGAGTTGTCtgacttatatttattttttcaactTTGTGATCAGAATCAGGACAGAACTTTATGGAAATCAGGGACCCTTCCACCTGGTCTGATAACATTTTATTCAACAACTAAGTCATTGGACAAATCATGGCATGTTCTTGGGCTTGGCTACAACCCGAGTATTAGCATGGATGAGATCAATGGTGCTGCTGTGATCCATTTTAATGGAAACATGAAGCCTTGGCTTGACATCGCCATGAACCAATTTAAGAATCTCTGGTCAAAATATGTTGATGGGGACTTTGAGTACGTGCAAATGTGCAATTTTGGCCTCTAGATGATTAGCTTTTAAGGCGTCATCTACATCCAAGTTGAGAAGACATCGAGTAAGAGGTACTATTGTCCACTTGAGCTACTCAATAGTTTTCAGCACTTTGTATCTCGTTATAGTGATATTGTAGAGCAAAGCTCTGTTTGTCATACTTTTTATAGTATGCCACGTTTTTGTTGTTCAGTTAGTTGAATGAAACCAACATGGTTGCGTTTTGTACACACTGACATGATTCATTTGTATGAGACATAATGTAACAATGATTTAGCCTGTAAAGAACAAGGACCGGCCAATTGGTTCTCCTCAATTTCTGCAGAAATATTATTTATACAATGAGTTCTAATCTCAATCTCAGGCAACACTGATACATTTTATTATGACAAGTTGGTATCATGggtgtaattaattatttttcttttcGCAGTCAAGTTCAAAAGAGTGTAGATTGACATAGAAATGGTAAATGAAAGTTAAACTGCGCTGCTGCatattctttttttcttttttggcGCTAGTTGTTGTGAATGCATTCACTAGCTCCTATATCCTATTTTATCTTTACATATTTAAAGCTACCCCAACCCCAACTAAAATGCACATTTCTTTTTGGTCATTATCACGGGCTCTGCTCGGCTTAGATCCATCATATAATTCTGAGGGAAATGACTCTTGACTTTCCATTTGTGCCTAGAATTCAGATTCTTCATATACCTTTCGCTTTTCATTTTTGTATTTATTTTGTCACTGATTATGCACGGGGTTGTCGTGGTTATAGGCGAACAGAATCCGCGGCTAGGGCCCCAAATACTTGAGGTTCCAAATTTTCGAATGACATGCCATGTATATATACACACTGTAAACTTTTGATCTAGGCCTTGTAAACGTCTGCACAATAAATTTTTACGCAAACATACACGTGTAGACTTATTGTAGGTGTGAGCTTGTGACGTATAAAACGGTTATGTAAGAACTCGTCAGTCATCAAACTACTCCCACTCTTCATAGTTTAGTTGTGGCATATATCATTTTCCTTGAAGTTTAGCTAGTGGAAGAACTAGAATTAATCAGCTTAATTGTCGTCTAGCTATGACCTTTTTCTCTAACTGCTTCTGTCTTGAGCTTAAGTACTTGTACATATATGTATGCATATACTCCATACTTGTATTTCTTTAATCTCAAAATAGTATCATATAATGAAGAAGGTGGTATTAGAAAAAAAAATAGCAAAATGCAGAAACTTGTGAGTAATTAAATCAAACTGCAGAAACACAGTGTGTCAAGACGAATTTATTatctaattattaattatttggCCTAATCTTCGGCAGTATAAACAACAAAAATGGTTTCatgttatatttattttaattgacTTTTGCCATTAAATATAAATTCATTTGGCGAGAATCTCAGTAGAACACCTTCTACCTTTAATCGGTTTCTTGGTCCTGACATGTTAGAAGTTGATACACGAAACGTCGGGAATAAGACCAGAAGAATATTTGCTCTTCTGGTGAAGAATGTGATCCAGGAATAGATATAGGGGGAgttactactactactactactactggGAAAGTAGGAATAGAGATCTTTATAAAAAGCGACAACAAAAATCTCGAGAAGCAGTTCTATTCACTGGAGTATGTAAACCTGGGAGATATGTTAACACTTCAACCCTTCAACTCTGCAATATAAATATCCCGAACAGCACAAAGTCTACCAAAAGTATATTACAACCAAGTACTACTACTCGAAGCAAACAAAAAACACAGAGTATTTCTAAAAACTGAGAACTAAGCTATGACTTTTGGAGTAAGAAGGTTGGAATTTCATCACCAGCCATAATAACAACAATCCTGGGCTCCATTTCCATCTCCATAACATAGCCAGCTGACTTTGCCAAATTTTCATCTTCACCATCATTTTCGGATAGACTATTCGTCATTGATTTCTTAAAAGAACAAGCTAGAATGATGAGAGCCAGCGCAATAAGTGTCAACATAAGAGCTAAGCCTCCAAAGAGGTAAGGTAACGGAGAATTCCATTTGTGGACTCCTGCTGCTACAGCAGTGGTTCCTGCGTAGGTAGTGTGTATTACAGGGATTGGCCTCATGATGATTGTGTATATTGGTTTTGCAGTGTCTTTCTCTTGGTCTGTTCAGTGCAGTGGTTCGATGATCTTTGTATTTATAAGGGGGATAAAGTATAAGAGTATTACATGAGGATTCATTTTGCATGAGTATTTTTGCATTAAATATTCTTGAATGTTAGAGTTTTCATGTAATGAATTTCTATGTACATTAAATCTATAGAATCTATAGATTATAGTACAGTCCCTGTGAAATAATATACTTAAAACTGGAAATATTTATCATTTTATAAAGATTATGAAGAGATTTATATTTTAGGAATATGATGTGTCTTTGTTATAATTGAATTAAACCTGAATAGACAACATAGTTAGTATTAAACTTATCCGTGAAAAATTATACTAGCATAAATATAAGTTGCAACAATAGTTTGTCAAGAACAGAACCTTGCGAGATTTTTTCCAATGCAAAGAGATTATGAGAGCATTGATTTAGAGGGGTTTTACTTTAATAGTATTATTATACTGGTTATAGAATAAgaattttgtattatatataaaaaataaattgatAAGAGTGAATCTGTACTTAGAAAGGGATGAGGATAAATTAgcatatataaaaatataataataatgtGCAAAGCAGGTGTGAGTGGATGGAGGGGGGTCATTTAAACTAGAAAACAGAGGCATTTAGTTAGATTTCTCATCACCAACTCTGGCCCCTTGTGCCTGCAATAATCCACAGCTTTCGATTAATCTCAGTTATTATATTTCATATCTTTAGTTAAGTGCATCTTTAACATAAAGTATAAGTTTTGTGGGTATACTTATGGCTAAACTAATCAAATGTTTTATTTAAACAATTACAGAATATATTCTAATCTTTGGATTCCTTGTGGAATTTGGTGGATTTGCATGGTACAAATCTTGTTAATTGTTGTGTACAACGAATATTGGCATTTTGTAGAATAGTTAAACtgaaaagaaaaataattaatgGGTCACATTTGTAGAAATACAATTGGCTGGCTTATTATCAGTATAAATTCAGTTTTGTAACCCCGCTGAGTTCATACATGGCTTtaaggtgatattgttgaaatatgaaaaaattatcaattTAATTAAGTTATTAGTTTAAAGAAGTTTATATATTACTCCTTTGTTCTTCGATAATCGAGggtatataatatatattttaaaaataaaaataaaaaaaatacttgAGTTTACCGCCAATTATACCTAAATAATATACAAAATTTTAAGATAAATAACCTATTTGTGTTAAAAGCTGTGATGTAGTTGATGTATTTAGCTCATAGAGGCCTGCATTTCATTGATGTTTCTCTGATACGAGATCTGTCTGGTGGTGGCATGTGAAAATTATGAGATTATACTAGCACACTTGGGCCATGTTTTTGGGATTTAATTGTAGCAAGACGCGATTTTTTTTATGATGAAAAGGAACATGTATTGCTTCATGTTGCAGGAGAAGTCCCTATAAAGAACTTCACATCTTGCCACGAAAATATGGTGCTAGCATGCAATGCACTTTCGTATTTTTCTAATTCTTATGAAACGTGTGTAGCAGTTCTAGTTCGAATCTGTGAGAGGCTTGTTGAGTTGAAGTTTCATGAGTTAAGTTCAGTTGTCGGTTCTGCACTTGGAGTGATTGGAAATGTTGTGAGATGGGGACATCCTCATCAGATTGAGATTATTGCTAAAGGTTGCCTGTTTCTGCAATGCCTTGAGAGGAATGTTTTATGTTCCGAAATGAACAAGATTCTGTCTGAAGGTTGCCAGGTAATTTCAAACATAGCGGCTCAAATAGAAACCATCTATCAAAGATATGATTCAAGCTGGCTTGCTAGATCCTGAACCCTGCTTCAAGGGGATCCGCCTCATGTGAAGGTGGAAGCAGCATGCCCCATTTTTATATGTTCTATGATAAAGATGAATTATAACAAAATCATTCGCTTTTACTGATACTTAATTAGGTGCTTGTACCATTATCTCTCTTCTATGTGATTTCATAAAAAcatcat from Apium graveolens cultivar Ventura chromosome 5, ASM990537v1, whole genome shotgun sequence includes the following:
- the LOC141723845 gene encoding putative galacturonosyltransferase 9 isoform X2, which produces MAVAVRGGRGGGSALSVGIRNFFSYRIFVSAMFTLLFLATLSVLFSSHPPPLSSSHSSNTGNAYMHRTFLALKSDPLKTRLDLIHRQANDHMALVNAYAAYARKLKLDISRQLKLFDDLAQNISDVPLKPKYRTALIESDAPVDEDLLRQFEKEVKDKVKIARLMVGEAKESYDNQLKIQKLKDTIFAVNELLIKAKKSGAFASLIAAKSTPKSLHCLAMRLMGEMIENPEKYKDAVPKPEFEDASLYHYAIFSDNVIAVSVVVNSTVMNAAEKNKHVFHVVTDKMNVAAMKVWFHKKPVEGAHVEVKAVEEYTFLNSSYVPVLKQLESTKLQKFYFENRAENATKDVSNLKFKNPKYLSMLNHLRFYLPEMYPKLHRILFLDDDVVVQKDLTPLWKIDMDGKVNGAVETCFGSFHRYAQYLNFSHPLIRDKFNSKACAWAFGMNMFDLDAWRREKLTEEYHYWQNLNQDRTLWKSGTLPPGLITFYSTTKSLDKSWHVLGLGYNPSISMDEINGAAVIHFNGNMKPWLDIAMNQFKNLWSKYVDGDFEYVQMCNFGL
- the LOC141723845 gene encoding putative galacturonosyltransferase 9 isoform X1, with amino-acid sequence MAVAVRGGRGGGSALSVGIRNFFSYRIFVSAMFTLLFLATLSVLFSSHPPPLSSSHSSVIQNTGNAYMHRTFLALKSDPLKTRLDLIHRQANDHMALVNAYAAYARKLKLDISRQLKLFDDLAQNISDVPLKPKYRTALIESDAPVDEDLLRQFEKEVKDKVKIARLMVGEAKESYDNQLKIQKLKDTIFAVNELLIKAKKSGAFASLIAAKSTPKSLHCLAMRLMGEMIENPEKYKDAVPKPEFEDASLYHYAIFSDNVIAVSVVVNSTVMNAAEKNKHVFHVVTDKMNVAAMKVWFHKKPVEGAHVEVKAVEEYTFLNSSYVPVLKQLESTKLQKFYFENRAENATKDVSNLKFKNPKYLSMLNHLRFYLPEMYPKLHRILFLDDDVVVQKDLTPLWKIDMDGKVNGAVETCFGSFHRYAQYLNFSHPLIRDKFNSKACAWAFGMNMFDLDAWRREKLTEEYHYWQNLNQDRTLWKSGTLPPGLITFYSTTKSLDKSWHVLGLGYNPSISMDEINGAAVIHFNGNMKPWLDIAMNQFKNLWSKYVDGDFEYVQMCNFGL
- the LOC141659980 gene encoding protein GLUTAMINE DUMPER 4-like, with the translated sequence MRPIPVIHTTYAGTTAVAAGVHKWNSPLPYLFGGLALMLTLIALALIILACSFKKSMTNSLSENDGEDENLAKSAGYVMEMEMEPRIVVIMAGDEIPTFLLQKS